One Bradyrhizobium sp. ISRA464 genomic window carries:
- a CDS encoding cytochrome c biogenesis protein CcdA, with amino-acid sequence MLSIALALLAGVATVAAPCTLPMLPILLGVSIGQTRKARPAMIALGFVVSFSAVALLLSAITRAFDFDPNVLRTGAAVLLAGFGLLMIWPAPFEWLSIRLAGLTGGNLANAVPSQGPLGGFLLGGTLGLVWTPCAGPVLGSILTIIATSKDTAWASLQLVTYAIGAAIPMLAIAYGGQAVTTRVRSIARISPRLQQGFGVVIIAFAALSYLQYDTLIVAWLTRFYPNGQIGL; translated from the coding sequence ATGCTCAGCATTGCCCTTGCGCTGCTTGCCGGTGTCGCGACCGTCGCCGCGCCTTGCACCCTGCCGATGCTGCCAATCCTGCTCGGGGTATCGATAGGCCAGACCCGCAAGGCGCGGCCCGCGATGATCGCGCTTGGCTTCGTGGTGTCATTCTCTGCCGTGGCGTTGCTGCTGAGCGCGATCACGCGCGCTTTCGATTTCGATCCGAACGTGCTCCGGACAGGGGCCGCCGTACTGCTCGCCGGCTTCGGCCTGTTGATGATCTGGCCAGCGCCGTTCGAATGGCTGTCGATCAGGCTGGCCGGCCTTACCGGCGGCAACCTCGCCAACGCCGTCCCGTCGCAGGGACCGTTGGGTGGCTTCCTGCTCGGCGGCACGCTCGGCCTGGTGTGGACGCCCTGCGCGGGACCGGTGCTGGGCTCGATCCTGACCATCATCGCGACCTCGAAGGACACGGCATGGGCGAGTCTACAGCTCGTCACCTACGCGATCGGCGCGGCGATCCCAATGCTCGCGATCGCCTATGGCGGTCAGGCCGTCACCACCCGCGTGCGCAGCATCGCGCGAATTTCGCCGCGTCTGCAGCAGGGCTTTGGCGTCGTGATCATCGCATTCGCTGCGCTCTCCTACCTGCAATACGACACGCTGATCGTAGCGTGGCTGACCCGCTTTTATCCCAACGGCCAGATCGGCCTGTGA
- a CDS encoding thioredoxin family protein, giving the protein MSLRLIAVSALVAGLGLGGAVIPGLCTEADAPARPAAMTAAMTAEQSQRAPDFVGISNWFNSQPLKLADLRGKVVLVDFWTYGCVNCVNTLPHVTELYSKYRDRGLVVVGVHTPEFPFERSASNVQAALKRHGILYPVAQDNNSQTWNAYRNQYWPAQYIIDQNGKIVFQHDGEGQYEQIDRTIARLLNVDS; this is encoded by the coding sequence ATGTCCCTGCGCTTGATTGCTGTGTCCGCTCTGGTGGCCGGCCTTGGCCTGGGCGGCGCCGTCATTCCCGGCCTGTGCACGGAAGCCGACGCGCCGGCGCGACCCGCTGCGATGACTGCAGCCATGACCGCCGAGCAGAGCCAGCGCGCGCCCGACTTCGTCGGCATCAGTAACTGGTTCAATTCACAGCCGCTGAAGCTCGCAGATTTGCGCGGCAAGGTCGTGCTGGTCGACTTCTGGACCTATGGCTGCGTCAACTGCGTCAACACACTGCCGCACGTCACCGAACTTTATTCAAAGTATCGAGATCGCGGCCTCGTCGTGGTGGGGGTCCACACGCCGGAATTCCCGTTCGAGCGCTCCGCGTCGAATGTGCAAGCGGCGTTGAAGCGGCACGGCATCCTCTATCCGGTGGCACAGGACAACAATTCGCAGACCTGGAACGCCTACCGCAATCAGTATTGGCCGGCGCAGTACATCATCGACCAGAACGGCAAGATCGTCTTCCAGCACGACGGCGAAGGGCAGTATGAGCAGATCGACCGCACCATTGCGCGGCTGCTCAACGTCGACAGCTAG
- a CDS encoding cytochrome ubiquinol oxidase subunit I: MFEGWDAVALARAQFAFTMSFHIVFPAFSIGLASYLAVLEALWLATGREVYINLFNYWLKIFAVAFGMGVVSGIVMSYQFGTNWSAFADKTGPVIGPMMAYEVLTAFFLEAGFLGVMLFGLERVGHKLHFLATLMVAVGTLISAFWILSANSWMQTPAGYAVNADGQFVAADWLKAIFNLSFPYRLVHMVLAAYLTTSLVVGAVGAFHLLRDQHLAGPRVMFSMAMWMATLVAPIQILAGDQHGLNTLEHQPAKVMAMEGHFQSHKDGAPLVLFGWPDMADAKVKYAIEVPKLSSLILKHSLDAPLAGLDTVPRENWPPVPITFWAFRVMVGLGFLIMGLGLFSLVMRWRGRMYETRLLHLCAVVMGPAGFIAVLAGWITTETGRQPFTVYGLLRTADSVSPLAAPAVGSSLIAFVIVYFAVFIAGVVYILRLMAQPPHHGEQGPSHDLPARAAGITPAAGAAVEGAR, translated from the coding sequence ATGTTCGAAGGTTGGGATGCGGTTGCGCTCGCGCGCGCGCAGTTTGCTTTCACGATGTCATTCCACATCGTGTTCCCCGCATTCTCGATCGGGCTTGCGAGCTACCTCGCAGTGCTCGAAGCTCTGTGGCTTGCTACCGGGCGCGAGGTCTACATCAATCTCTTCAATTACTGGCTGAAGATCTTCGCGGTGGCTTTCGGCATGGGCGTGGTGTCGGGCATCGTGATGTCCTATCAGTTCGGCACCAACTGGTCGGCTTTCGCCGACAAGACGGGCCCCGTGATTGGCCCGATGATGGCCTATGAGGTGCTGACCGCGTTCTTCCTCGAGGCGGGTTTCCTCGGCGTGATGCTGTTCGGGCTCGAACGCGTCGGCCACAAGCTGCATTTCCTGGCGACGCTGATGGTCGCGGTCGGCACGCTGATCTCGGCGTTCTGGATCCTGTCGGCCAATTCCTGGATGCAGACGCCGGCGGGCTATGCCGTCAATGCCGACGGGCAATTCGTCGCCGCCGACTGGCTGAAGGCGATCTTCAACCTGTCATTCCCCTACCGTCTCGTGCACATGGTGCTGGCGGCCTATCTCACCACCTCGCTCGTGGTCGGCGCGGTCGGCGCCTTTCATCTGCTGCGTGATCAGCATCTCGCGGGCCCCCGCGTGATGTTCTCGATGGCGATGTGGATGGCAACGCTGGTGGCGCCGATCCAGATCCTCGCCGGCGATCAGCACGGCCTCAATACGCTGGAGCATCAGCCCGCCAAGGTGATGGCGATGGAAGGCCACTTCCAGAGCCACAAGGACGGCGCGCCGCTGGTGCTGTTCGGCTGGCCCGATATGGCCGATGCCAAGGTGAAATATGCGATCGAGGTGCCGAAGCTGTCGTCGCTGATCCTGAAACACTCGCTCGACGCTCCGCTCGCCGGCCTCGACACCGTGCCGCGCGAGAACTGGCCGCCGGTGCCGATCACCTTCTGGGCGTTCCGCGTCATGGTCGGCCTCGGCTTCCTGATCATGGGTCTCGGCCTGTTCAGCCTCGTGATGCGCTGGCGCGGAAGAATGTACGAGACGCGGCTGCTGCATCTGTGCGCGGTCGTGATGGGGCCGGCCGGCTTCATCGCGGTGCTCGCGGGCTGGATCACCACCGAGACCGGGCGGCAGCCGTTCACCGTTTACGGGCTGTTGCGAACGGCCGATTCGGTGTCGCCGCTGGCCGCGCCTGCGGTGGGCTCGTCGCTGATCGCCTTCGTCATCGTCTATTTCGCCGTGTTCATCGCGGGCGTGGTCTACATCCTGCGGCTGATGGCACAGCCGCCGCATCATGGCGAGCAGGGCCCGTCGCATGACCTGCCGGCGCGCGCCGCCGGCATCACGCCGGCCGCAGGCGCTGCCGTGGAGGGCGCACGATGA
- the cydB gene encoding cytochrome d ubiquinol oxidase subunit II, which produces MSFAADLATIWAFIIAFAVFVYVVMDGFDLGLGILFPLFPQKTDRDVIMNSVAPVWDGNETWLVLGGGGMMAAFPLAYAVLMPALYTPVIAMLLGLVFRGVAFEFRWRTQKARNKWDLAFAGGSLLAALAQGIALGAILQGVHVEGRQYAGGWWDWLTPFSVLTGAALVIGYALLGATWLVMKTEGELRDRAYHLSWVLLIAMLCAIGAVSIATPFLHVQYTHRWFAWPNIVLTAPVPIAVAAVAVLLLRALTNKYDYQPFFLSLALFVLSYAGLGISMYPYIVPQSITIWQAAAPENSQIFMLVGVAVLIPLILGYTGWAYWVFRGKVRPGHGYH; this is translated from the coding sequence ATGAGCTTCGCCGCAGACCTCGCCACAATCTGGGCCTTCATCATCGCCTTTGCGGTGTTCGTCTATGTCGTGATGGACGGCTTCGATCTCGGCCTCGGCATTCTGTTTCCGTTGTTCCCGCAGAAGACCGACCGCGACGTCATCATGAACAGCGTGGCGCCGGTGTGGGACGGCAACGAGACCTGGCTGGTGCTCGGCGGCGGCGGCATGATGGCGGCGTTTCCGCTGGCCTATGCGGTGCTGATGCCCGCGCTCTACACGCCTGTCATCGCGATGCTGCTCGGCCTCGTGTTCCGCGGCGTCGCCTTCGAATTCCGCTGGCGGACGCAAAAGGCGCGCAACAAGTGGGATCTCGCCTTTGCCGGCGGCTCGCTGCTCGCGGCGCTGGCGCAGGGGATTGCACTTGGTGCGATCCTGCAGGGCGTGCATGTCGAGGGACGCCAATATGCCGGCGGCTGGTGGGACTGGCTGACGCCGTTCAGCGTCCTGACCGGCGCGGCGCTCGTGATCGGCTATGCGCTACTTGGCGCGACCTGGCTTGTGATGAAGACCGAAGGCGAATTGCGCGACCGCGCCTATCATCTGAGCTGGGTGCTCCTGATCGCGATGCTCTGCGCGATCGGCGCCGTCAGCATCGCGACGCCGTTCCTGCATGTGCAGTACACCCATCGCTGGTTCGCCTGGCCGAACATCGTCCTGACCGCGCCGGTACCGATCGCGGTTGCCGCCGTCGCCGTGCTGCTGCTGCGCGCGCTGACCAACAAATACGACTATCAGCCGTTCTTCCTGTCGCTTGCGCTGTTCGTGCTGTCCTATGCAGGGCTCGGCATCAGCATGTATCCGTACATCGTGCCGCAGAGCATCACGATCTGGCAGGCGGCCGCACCGGAGAACAGCCAGATCTTCATGCTGGTCGGGGTCGCGGTGCTGATCCCGCTGATCCTCGGTTATACCGGCTGGGCCTATTGGGTGTTTCGCGGCAAGGTCCGGCCCGGACACGGGTATCACTAA
- a CDS encoding DUF2474 domain-containing protein, with product MPSDPAPRPLGQRLLWFAALWLGGVGTVALVSFALRLWIAPT from the coding sequence ATGCCATCGGATCCTGCTCCACGTCCGCTCGGCCAGCGCCTTCTGTGGTTTGCAGCGCTCTGGCTCGGCGGCGTCGGTACGGTGGCCCTGGTCTCTTTCGCCCTGCGACTCTGGATTGCGCCGACATGA
- a CDS encoding L,D-transpeptidase, which yields MTKLRHLVWMVTAAIVLVLSTSQGFAQSRPDVDEPGLVPDDNYQLDPEWQKQVVYYRTNEAPGTIIISTAERHLYLVQGNGRALRYGIGVGREGFQWQGLLNITRKAEWPDWTPPSEMIARQPYLPRFMAGGPGNPLGARAMYLGTTVYRIHGTNQPDTIGTAISSGCFRLVNADVMDLYDRVPVGTKVIVRQKPQL from the coding sequence ATGACGAAACTTCGTCACTTGGTCTGGATGGTGACCGCCGCGATCGTTCTGGTGCTGTCAACGTCGCAAGGCTTTGCGCAGAGTCGCCCTGACGTCGACGAGCCCGGCCTTGTTCCCGACGATAACTACCAGCTCGATCCGGAATGGCAGAAGCAGGTCGTGTACTACCGCACCAACGAGGCGCCGGGCACCATCATCATTTCCACCGCCGAACGCCACCTTTACCTCGTGCAGGGCAATGGCCGCGCGCTGCGCTACGGCATCGGCGTCGGCCGCGAAGGCTTCCAGTGGCAGGGCCTGCTGAACATCACCCGCAAGGCGGAGTGGCCGGACTGGACGCCGCCGTCGGAGATGATCGCGCGCCAGCCCTATCTGCCGCGCTTTATGGCCGGCGGCCCCGGCAATCCGCTCGGCGCACGGGCGATGTATCTGGGCACCACGGTCTATCGCATCCACGGCACCAACCAGCCCGACACGATCGGCACCGCGATCTCCTCGGGCTGCTTCCGCCTCGTCAACGCCGACGTCATGGATTTGTACGACCGCGTCCCGGTCGGCACCAAGGTGATCGTCCGGCAGAAGCCCCAACTCTAG
- a CDS encoding amino acid ABC transporter substrate-binding protein — protein MRTFRGGLTIGLAVAVLVAAAAFTYERYDTRTLKRTLRRGEVLCGVNKGLPGFSIPDDKGNWTGFDVDFCRAVASAIFDDPSKAKFVPLDASERFKELQNRKVDILSRNSTWSMSRETNYDLYFPAVAYYDGQGFMLPRSRNIDSALDLNGSKVCVQSNTTTQLNLADYFRANNMKYTEMKFDKLDDVVKAYDSGQCDTLTSDASQLYALRLNLSKPNDHVILADIISKEPLAPVVRLRDDDWMMIVKWTLYAMINAEELGVTSKNIDEALKSKKPEVMRLVGTEGSYGEDLGLTKDWAVRIIRHVGNYGEVYDRNVGAGSKLKIPRGMNQLWNAGGVQYAPPIR, from the coding sequence ATGCGTACATTTCGAGGCGGCCTGACGATCGGGCTCGCGGTCGCCGTGCTGGTCGCGGCCGCCGCCTTCACCTATGAGCGCTACGACACACGCACGCTGAAGCGCACGCTACGCCGCGGCGAGGTGCTGTGCGGCGTCAACAAGGGCCTGCCCGGCTTCTCGATTCCCGACGACAAGGGGAATTGGACCGGCTTCGACGTCGATTTCTGCCGCGCGGTGGCGTCGGCGATCTTCGACGATCCATCGAAGGCGAAATTCGTCCCGCTCGACGCCAGCGAGCGCTTCAAGGAGTTGCAAAACCGCAAGGTCGACATCCTCTCGCGCAACTCCACCTGGAGCATGTCGCGCGAGACGAACTACGACCTCTATTTCCCGGCGGTCGCCTATTATGACGGTCAGGGCTTCATGCTGCCGCGCTCGCGCAATATCGATTCCGCGCTCGACCTGAACGGCAGCAAGGTCTGCGTGCAGTCCAACACCACGACGCAGCTCAACCTTGCCGACTACTTCCGTGCCAACAACATGAAGTACACGGAGATGAAGTTCGACAAGCTGGACGACGTCGTGAAGGCCTACGACTCCGGCCAGTGCGATACCCTGACCTCGGACGCCTCGCAGCTCTATGCGCTGCGGCTCAACCTCTCCAAGCCGAACGACCACGTCATCCTGGCCGACATCATCTCGAAAGAGCCGCTCGCGCCGGTGGTGCGCTTGCGCGACGACGACTGGATGATGATCGTGAAGTGGACGCTCTACGCCATGATCAACGCCGAGGAGCTCGGCGTCACCTCCAAGAACATCGACGAGGCGCTGAAGTCGAAGAAGCCCGAGGTGATGCGGCTGGTCGGCACCGAGGGCAGCTACGGCGAGGACCTCGGCCTGACCAAGGACTGGGCCGTGCGCATCATCCGCCATGTCGGCAATTACGGCGAGGTCTATGACCGCAACGTTGGTGCCGGGTCCAAGCTGAAAATCCCGCGCGGCATGAACCAGCTCTGGAACGCGGGCGGCGTGCAGTACGCTCCGCCGATCCGATGA
- a CDS encoding acyl-CoA dehydrogenase family protein gives MALVLTEEQSMLRDSARGLISDKAPVSHLRHLRDSKDATGFSRELWKTFAEMGFSGLLVPEKFGGSGLGCVEAGIVMEEIGRTLMPSPFLATSVVAASALSRGGSEAQKAQHLPKISDGSLLAALAIDEGAKHRPLQTKLQAARSGNGFKLTGDKAFVVDGHTADLLIVAARTAGAAGDKNGLTLFLVDPKAKGLAVERTAMVDSHNAARIVFDNVEVNADSVLGEVDQGFGLLEGVLNVGRGAVASEMVGLSEEVFGRTVTYLKERKQFGKAIGEFQALQHRAAQLYIEIEITRAAVLKALQALDADADKAGTAVAVAKARAGTTATQAVQEGVQMHGGMGMTDQFDIGFFMKRARVCQELFGDSNFHADQLARAKGY, from the coding sequence ATGGCTCTCGTCCTCACCGAAGAACAATCCATGCTGCGCGACAGCGCGCGCGGCCTCATCAGCGACAAGGCGCCGGTGTCGCATCTGCGCCATCTGCGCGACAGCAAGGATGCCACCGGCTTCTCCCGCGAGCTCTGGAAGACCTTTGCCGAGATGGGCTTCTCCGGCCTGCTGGTGCCGGAGAAGTTCGGCGGCAGCGGGCTCGGCTGCGTCGAGGCCGGCATCGTCATGGAGGAGATCGGCCGCACCTTGATGCCGTCGCCGTTCCTCGCGACGTCCGTCGTAGCGGCGTCGGCGCTGTCGCGCGGCGGCAGCGAGGCGCAGAAGGCGCAGCATCTGCCGAAGATTTCCGATGGCTCATTGCTTGCCGCGCTCGCGATCGACGAGGGCGCCAAGCATCGCCCGCTGCAGACCAAGCTGCAGGCAGCGCGCTCCGGCAACGGCTTCAAGCTCACGGGCGACAAGGCGTTCGTGGTCGATGGCCACACCGCCGATCTGCTGATCGTCGCCGCGCGCACGGCGGGCGCCGCCGGCGACAAGAACGGGCTGACCCTGTTCCTGGTTGATCCGAAGGCCAAGGGGCTCGCTGTCGAGCGTACCGCGATGGTCGATTCACACAATGCGGCGCGCATCGTGTTCGACAATGTCGAGGTCAACGCCGATAGCGTGCTCGGCGAGGTCGATCAGGGTTTTGGGCTGCTCGAGGGTGTGCTCAATGTCGGCCGGGGCGCGGTCGCGTCCGAAATGGTGGGCCTGAGCGAAGAGGTGTTCGGCCGCACCGTGACCTATCTCAAGGAACGCAAGCAGTTCGGCAAGGCGATCGGTGAATTCCAGGCACTGCAGCACCGCGCCGCCCAGCTCTATATCGAGATCGAGATCACCCGCGCCGCTGTGCTGAAGGCGCTGCAGGCGCTCGATGCCGACGCCGACAAGGCGGGCACGGCGGTCGCGGTTGCCAAGGCGCGCGCCGGCACCACGGCGACGCAGGCCGTGCAGGAGGGCGTGCAGATGCATGGCGGCATGGGCATGACCGACCAGTTCGACATCGGCTTCTTCATGAAGCGCGCCCGCGTCTGCCAGGAACTGTTCGGCGACAGCAATTTCCACGCCGACCAGCTCGCACGGGCGAAGGGCTATTGA
- a CDS encoding acyl-CoA dehydrogenase family protein, protein MADLEKFRSETRAWLEQNCPPEMRKPMTSDGDTFWGGRNAKLSSEAQRVWFERMRDKGWTVPHWPKEYGGGGLDGEEAKIVRQELAAIGARQPLTSFGISMLGPALLKYGTEEQKREHLPKITAGLIRWCQGYSEPNAGSDLASLQTRAESDGDDYIINGQKIWTSYANYADWIFCLVRTDPAAKKHDGISFILFDMTSKGVSTKPILLISGYSPFCETFFDNVRVPKSHVVGQVNRGWDVAKYLLQHERAMISGMGERGVGRPLGQIAADSVGADAQGRLDDAQLRSQIATFEVDEAALAAAAERAVDLAKAGQSHPAFSSAMKYYGTELNKRRYEILMSAGGIDALEWESERSRGGARPRAWLRTKANSIEGGTSEVMLGIVAKRILDLPGA, encoded by the coding sequence ATGGCTGACCTCGAAAAATTCCGCAGTGAGACCCGCGCCTGGCTGGAGCAGAATTGCCCGCCGGAGATGCGCAAGCCGATGACGTCGGATGGCGACACGTTCTGGGGCGGCCGCAACGCCAAGTTATCCTCCGAAGCGCAACGCGTCTGGTTCGAGCGCATGCGCGACAAGGGCTGGACCGTGCCGCACTGGCCGAAGGAATATGGTGGCGGCGGCCTCGACGGCGAGGAGGCCAAGATCGTGCGCCAGGAGCTGGCGGCGATCGGCGCGCGGCAGCCGCTCACCTCGTTCGGCATCTCCATGCTCGGGCCGGCGCTGCTGAAATACGGCACCGAGGAACAAAAGAGGGAACATCTGCCGAAGATCACCGCCGGCCTGATCCGCTGGTGCCAGGGTTATTCCGAGCCGAATGCCGGTTCCGACCTTGCCTCGCTACAGACCCGCGCCGAGAGCGACGGCGACGACTACATCATCAACGGCCAGAAGATCTGGACCTCGTACGCGAACTATGCCGACTGGATCTTCTGCCTGGTCCGCACCGATCCGGCGGCGAAGAAGCATGACGGCATCAGCTTCATCCTGTTCGACATGACGTCGAAGGGCGTGTCCACCAAGCCGATCCTGTTGATCTCGGGCTATTCGCCGTTCTGCGAAACCTTCTTCGACAATGTGCGCGTGCCGAAGTCGCATGTCGTGGGTCAGGTCAACCGCGGCTGGGACGTCGCAAAATACCTGCTGCAGCACGAGCGCGCGATGATCTCGGGCATGGGCGAGCGCGGCGTCGGCCGTCCACTCGGCCAGATCGCGGCGGACTCCGTCGGCGCGGACGCGCAAGGTCGGCTAGACGATGCGCAACTGCGCAGCCAGATCGCGACCTTCGAGGTGGATGAAGCGGCACTCGCCGCGGCCGCGGAGCGCGCGGTCGATCTCGCCAAGGCCGGGCAGTCTCATCCGGCGTTCTCGTCGGCGATGAAATATTACGGTACCGAGCTCAACAAGCGCCGCTACGAGATCCTGATGTCGGCGGGCGGCATCGACGCGCTGGAATGGGAAAGCGAGCGCTCCAGGGGCGGCGCCCGGCCGCGCGCCTGGCTGCGCACCAAGGCCAACTCGATCGAGGGCGGCACCAGCGAGGTGATGCTCGGCATCGTCGCCAAGCGCATCCTCGATTTGCCGGGAGCGTGA
- a CDS encoding carboxymuconolactone decarboxylase family protein yields the protein MRLKLLSPGEMNAAQKETYDESIAGKRGAPPAPMMAWLNSPEMARHATRLGEVLRFDTIFPAKLSEIAILVTARHWTAHYEWYAHKRLALKGGLDPKIIEDIRVRRVPTFDDPKAKMIYELAKSLHEGHGVAKPLYDEAVELLSLRGVVEIIGLCGYYTMVSMTLNTFEFEVPGGELSELA from the coding sequence ATGCGGCTCAAACTCCTTTCGCCTGGCGAAATGAACGCCGCCCAAAAAGAAACCTATGATGAGTCGATCGCCGGCAAGCGCGGGGCCCCGCCGGCGCCGATGATGGCTTGGCTCAACAGCCCGGAGATGGCGCGGCATGCCACGCGCCTTGGCGAGGTGCTGCGCTTTGACACGATCTTTCCGGCAAAGCTGTCGGAGATCGCGATCCTCGTCACTGCCCGGCACTGGACCGCGCATTACGAATGGTATGCGCACAAGCGCCTGGCGCTGAAAGGCGGCCTCGACCCGAAGATCATCGAAGACATCCGGGTGCGACGCGTCCCGACCTTCGACGATCCCAAGGCCAAGATGATCTACGAGCTCGCCAAGTCGTTGCACGAGGGCCACGGCGTGGCCAAGCCGCTGTATGACGAGGCGGTCGAACTGTTGAGCCTGCGCGGCGTCGTCGAGATCATCGGGTTGTGCGGCTACTACACCATGGTGTCGATGACGCTGAACACGTTCGAGTTCGAGGTACCCGGCGGCGAACTGTCGGAACTGGCATAA
- a CDS encoding VOC family protein produces the protein MSQTPPIIAGTRIGHVHLKVADLDRALGFYCGVLGFELQQRMGSGAAFISAGGYHHHIGLNTWESKGGHPPPPGTTGLYHTAILYPSRPALADALHRVLSAGIPLDGASDHGVSQALYLRDPDENGVELYWDRPEAEWPRTADGKLAMFTRRLDIEDLLKQRVV, from the coding sequence GTGTCGCAGACCCCTCCCATCATCGCGGGCACCCGGATCGGGCATGTCCATCTCAAGGTCGCCGATCTCGATCGTGCGCTGGGGTTCTATTGCGGCGTGCTCGGCTTCGAACTGCAACAACGCATGGGTTCCGGCGCCGCCTTCATCTCGGCCGGTGGCTATCACCACCACATCGGCCTCAACACCTGGGAGAGCAAAGGCGGGCATCCGCCGCCGCCCGGCACCACCGGCCTGTACCACACCGCCATCCTCTACCCGAGCCGCCCAGCGCTCGCCGACGCGCTGCACCGCGTGCTCTCCGCCGGCATTCCGCTCGACGGCGCCAGCGATCACGGCGTCAGCCAGGCCCTGTACCTGCGCGATCCCGACGAGAACGGCGTCGAGCTCTACTGGGACCGGCCCGAGGCCGAATGGCCGCGCACGGCCGACGGCAAGCTCGCGATGTTCACCAGGCGGCTGGACATCGAGGATCTCTTGAAGCAGCGGGTGGTATAA
- a CDS encoding MFS transporter gives MDASSYTPPDETSLRYEGWRIVVVCFLLATFGWGLGFYGQSVYVAELQRLHGWPASLISSGTTFFYLFGAALVAFVSEAIKAFGPRKCLIAGTLAMAVASVAIGEVREPWQLYLADALLAFGWAGTSLAIITNTLGLWFDKKRGMAISLALNGASFGGIVGVPLLVAGIGAFGFSGAMIAAAALLVAVMVPVTLIFVGPPPAHLHAVTLAAADAPSATQVRARALRDINFLSVSVAFALVLFAQVGFIVHLIAFLDQVIGRERATVAIALLTAMAVVGRVSFSFVIDRLNQRLASALSFASQAVALLVIINLHNDVAQIAACGLFGFSVGNVITLPSLIVQREFDPRTFGVLVSLLTAINQITYSFGPGVIGLLHDLSGSYTPPFYGCVALELIAAVAIMIHRRP, from the coding sequence ATGGACGCATCCTCATACACCCCGCCCGATGAGACCTCGCTGCGCTACGAGGGCTGGCGCATCGTCGTCGTCTGCTTCCTGCTTGCAACCTTCGGCTGGGGGCTCGGCTTTTACGGCCAGAGCGTCTATGTCGCCGAGCTGCAGCGGCTGCACGGCTGGCCGGCGTCGCTGATCTCCTCGGGCACGACGTTCTTCTACCTGTTCGGCGCGGCGCTCGTTGCCTTCGTCAGCGAGGCGATCAAGGCGTTCGGCCCGCGCAAATGTTTGATCGCGGGCACGCTCGCGATGGCCGTCGCCTCTGTCGCGATCGGCGAGGTGCGCGAGCCCTGGCAGCTCTACCTCGCGGACGCCTTGCTCGCCTTCGGCTGGGCCGGCACCAGCCTCGCCATCATCACCAACACGCTCGGCCTGTGGTTCGACAAGAAGCGCGGCATGGCGATCAGTCTTGCGCTCAATGGCGCGAGCTTCGGCGGCATCGTCGGCGTGCCGCTGCTGGTCGCGGGAATTGGCGCGTTCGGCTTTTCGGGCGCGATGATCGCCGCCGCCGCGCTGCTGGTCGCGGTGATGGTGCCGGTGACCCTGATCTTCGTCGGGCCGCCGCCGGCTCATCTCCACGCGGTCACGTTGGCCGCCGCCGACGCGCCGTCGGCAACGCAGGTCCGCGCCCGGGCGCTGCGCGACATCAACTTCCTCTCGGTCTCGGTCGCATTTGCGCTGGTGCTGTTTGCCCAGGTCGGCTTCATCGTCCATCTGATCGCGTTCCTGGATCAGGTGATCGGGCGCGAGCGCGCCACGGTCGCGATCGCACTGTTGACCGCGATGGCGGTGGTCGGCCGCGTCTCGTTCTCCTTCGTGATCGACCGGCTGAACCAGCGGCTGGCATCGGCGCTGTCCTTTGCCAGCCAGGCCGTCGCGCTGCTCGTCATCATCAATCTGCACAACGATGTCGCGCAGATCGCCGCCTGCGGGCTGTTCGGTTTCTCCGTCGGCAACGTGATCACACTGCCGTCGCTGATCGTCCAGCGCGAGTTCGATCCGCGCACGTTCGGCGTGCTCGTCAGCCTGCTCACGGCGATCAACCAGATCACCTATTCCTTCGGCCCCGGCGTGATCGGATTGCTGCACGATCTTTCGGGCAGCTACACGCCGCCGTTCTATGGCTGCGTCGCTCTTGAGTTGATCGCCGCCGTCGCGATCATGATCCACCGGAGACCGTAG